The proteins below come from a single Erysipelothrix piscisicarius genomic window:
- a CDS encoding SIS domain-containing protein codes for MLKFDKEKQLASFKGGLALRPEIEKVADAIHDKGYNGIYFVGIGGTYASALQVAHHVKEMSTLPIYVEHAAEYLVTGNKNITKDSIIVYSSVTGTTQEVVAAVKVLKEVGCTIVAFVDEPNSILAELGDYTISYGLNEQLKFFMFMDRLMQRKGDFDDYEAMYQEFDQYLPEALVDVEIKADAFGEAYAKRHHDDAMHYFVGAGNQWCATYSYAMCYWEEQHWLPTKSITAPEFFHGMFEIVERDTPVTIFVGEDTSRPLSTRVVDFIPRICANYEVIDSKDYELKGISEKYRGHICHLVMMAVNRRIDAHIEKINCHPTEIRRYYRQLDY; via the coding sequence ATGTTAAAATTTGATAAAGAAAAGCAATTAGCGAGTTTTAAAGGGGGATTAGCCCTTCGACCTGAAATTGAAAAGGTTGCCGATGCAATTCATGATAAAGGTTATAACGGTATTTATTTTGTAGGGATTGGAGGAACTTATGCTTCTGCACTCCAAGTTGCTCATCACGTAAAAGAGATGAGTACACTGCCAATTTATGTGGAACATGCAGCGGAATACTTAGTAACCGGGAATAAGAACATTACAAAAGATTCAATTATCGTTTATTCTTCTGTAACTGGGACAACACAAGAGGTTGTGGCCGCGGTTAAGGTTTTAAAAGAAGTTGGGTGTACGATTGTCGCATTCGTCGATGAACCCAATTCAATCCTTGCGGAATTGGGTGATTACACCATCTCTTACGGTCTGAATGAACAACTTAAGTTCTTTATGTTTATGGATCGTTTAATGCAACGTAAGGGTGATTTTGATGATTATGAAGCAATGTATCAAGAATTTGATCAATACTTACCTGAAGCACTTGTTGATGTGGAAATCAAAGCCGATGCATTTGGGGAAGCTTATGCGAAACGTCATCACGATGATGCCATGCATTACTTTGTGGGTGCAGGGAATCAATGGTGTGCAACGTACTCCTATGCAATGTGTTATTGGGAAGAACAACATTGGCTTCCTACAAAATCAATTACAGCACCTGAATTCTTCCATGGTATGTTTGAGATTGTAGAACGCGACACCCCTGTAACGATCTTCGTAGGAGAAGATACATCTCGTCCATTATCAACACGTGTTGTCGATTTTATTCCGCGTATATGCGCAAACTATGAAGTCATTGATAGTAAAGATTATGAACTGAAAGGGATCAGTGAAAAATATCGCGGTCACATTTGTCATCTTGTAATGATGGCGGTTAACCGTCGTATTGATGCTCATATTGAGAAAATAAACTGTCATCCTACAGAAATTCGTCGTTATTACCGACAATTGGATTATTAA
- a CDS encoding ATP-binding cassette domain-containing protein yields the protein MIQFNGVSKKFKDLLLFEDVNINIREGKKTAIVGPNGSGKSVLLKLIVGYSAPTLGSIVIDGKKLQQDIDFVPNGGVSINAPEFIGSLTGLENLREIARIRRCVKEADIILLAKKVNFEAELSKKYKTYSLGMKQKMRLIQALMERPDYLILDEPFDGLDRLSKKIVIEMLDAYVEETGCTLVFTNHGEEVFEIADVVYEIDDKKLRLIKGESEC from the coding sequence ATGATTCAATTTAATGGCGTTTCTAAAAAGTTTAAAGACCTACTTCTTTTTGAAGATGTCAATATTAATATAAGAGAAGGCAAAAAGACCGCCATCGTTGGTCCAAACGGTAGTGGTAAGAGTGTGTTATTGAAACTCATCGTCGGCTACTCTGCCCCAACATTAGGGAGTATTGTGATTGATGGGAAGAAATTGCAGCAGGATATCGATTTTGTACCCAATGGCGGTGTAAGTATTAATGCGCCAGAGTTTATTGGTTCATTAACAGGACTTGAAAACCTTCGTGAAATTGCACGCATTCGAAGATGTGTGAAAGAAGCGGATATTATCCTTCTCGCTAAAAAGGTTAATTTTGAAGCGGAGTTATCTAAGAAATATAAAACGTATTCCTTAGGAATGAAACAAAAAATGAGATTGATTCAAGCTTTAATGGAACGTCCTGATTACTTAATCCTTGATGAACCCTTTGATGGACTGGATCGATTAAGTAAAAAAATTGTGATAGAAATGTTGGATGCATATGTTGAAGAAACAGGATGTACCCTTGTTTTTACCAATCATGGGGAAGAAGTTTTTGAAATTGCCGATGTTGTATATGAAATTGATGATAAAAAACTAAGACTCATCAAAGGGGAATCGGAATGTTAA
- a CDS encoding alpha/beta hydrolase, which yields MKHLKKLIIVAGILVVLLGFAGGYFFKLALIPGEKDFIDADVKAIWKPDQEWLKSVNKTSQELVSDSGLKLKAWYVPAKAETKDTILVAHGYGNNKDRVGHYIRLFHEMGFNVLAPDARSHGESEGNLIGFGWPERFDIEAWVQKIINQNGEDSRIALFGLSMGASTVMMASGLDLPDNVMAVIEDCGYTSVADQLSYKLKDMYNLPAFPMIPITNMITQVKAGFNFYEASAVESLKRSTLPTLFIHGDADDFVPYEMLDTLYQAHPGPKEKIVIKVANHAESYEKDPVYYKKSIESFLTRYLTQTPNNS from the coding sequence ATGAAACATTTAAAAAAACTAATAATCGTTGCGGGTATATTGGTGGTACTGCTTGGTTTTGCGGGTGGGTACTTCTTTAAACTTGCATTGATACCGGGGGAGAAAGATTTTATAGACGCGGATGTGAAAGCTATATGGAAGCCCGATCAAGAATGGTTAAAATCGGTGAATAAAACGTCTCAAGAACTTGTCAGTGATTCCGGTTTGAAACTTAAAGCGTGGTATGTTCCTGCGAAAGCAGAAACGAAAGATACAATATTAGTTGCACACGGTTATGGCAATAACAAAGACCGTGTGGGTCATTATATCCGACTGTTCCATGAGATGGGATTTAATGTGCTCGCACCGGATGCACGATCACATGGTGAAAGTGAGGGAAACCTTATTGGATTTGGTTGGCCAGAGCGATTTGATATTGAAGCTTGGGTCCAAAAAATCATAAATCAAAATGGTGAAGATTCTCGAATCGCATTATTTGGTCTTAGTATGGGAGCATCAACGGTAATGATGGCAAGTGGTCTTGATCTCCCAGACAATGTCATGGCTGTTATTGAAGATTGCGGTTATACCAGTGTTGCAGATCAACTGTCTTATAAACTCAAAGATATGTATAATCTACCCGCCTTTCCAATGATTCCAATTACAAATATGATTACGCAAGTCAAAGCAGGCTTTAATTTCTATGAAGCATCTGCAGTCGAGTCTTTAAAACGAAGCACGTTGCCTACGTTATTCATTCATGGGGATGCAGATGACTTTGTACCTTATGAGATGTTGGATACCTTATACCAAGCACATCCTGGTCCCAAAGAAAAGATCGTAATAAAAGTTGCAAATCATGCAGAGAGTTATGAAAAAGATCCTGTATATTACAAAAAATCCATTGAGTCATTTCTGACTCGTTATTTAACTCAAACACCAAATAATTCTTAA